In Sphingomonas sp., a single window of DNA contains:
- a CDS encoding TIGR02281 family clan AA aspartic protease, with protein MVWMIGALVLVVSALSARRIGFGLLLRTLLGWAAIVLLVLFAVGHRYELAAAWSSLSAKLGLEDQRVEGDTVRIRMSPDGHFWARVTLNGAERRMLIDSGATITAISEQTAKQADIQTSEGLPAIIETANGSVAARRARIAEVSLGPLTMRDLGVVVSQNFGELDVLGMNFLSRLHSWRVEGNVLVLEPKAPKRAE; from the coding sequence ATGGTCTGGATGATCGGCGCGCTGGTGCTGGTGGTCAGCGCGCTGTCGGCGCGGCGGATCGGCTTCGGGCTGCTGCTGCGGACGCTGCTCGGCTGGGCGGCGATCGTGCTGCTGGTGCTGTTCGCCGTCGGCCATCGTTACGAACTTGCGGCGGCCTGGTCGTCGCTGAGTGCCAAGCTCGGCCTCGAGGACCAGCGCGTCGAAGGCGACACCGTGCGCATCCGGATGAGTCCGGATGGCCATTTCTGGGCGCGCGTGACGCTCAACGGCGCCGAGCGCCGTATGCTGATAGACAGCGGTGCGACGATCACAGCGATTTCAGAGCAAACCGCCAAGCAGGCCGACATCCAGACGTCCGAAGGCCTGCCTGCGATCATCGAGACCGCCAATGGCAGCGTGGCTGCGCGCCGGGCGCGGATCGCCGAGGTTTCGCTCGGACCGTTGACGATGCGTGATCTGGGCGTCGTGGTATCCCAGAATTTCGGGGAGCTCGATGTGCTCGGGATGAATTTCCTGTCGCGGCTCCATAGTTGGCGCGTCGAAGGCAATGTGCTGGTGTTGGAGCCAAAAGCGCCCAAACGAGCCGAGTGA
- a CDS encoding LysR family transcriptional regulator, with the protein MDRLASMGVFVAAAEEGSLIAAARRLGLSASMAGKHIAALEADLGVRLLQRTTRSLALTEAGRAYYDRSKRILEAYEDARREASDARETVRGVLRVAAPVTFGEMHLSGAVGRYMALHPELSIEVMLDDRYADLLAEGIDVAIRIGQLRDSDLVARRLAPCKMVFCASPDCIERHALLPTIEAVRRAPRLVFSDAVSKDDWTIASSDGGRHRIDGPVRMRANNMKMLLAAARAGLGITYGPSFVFDEDLAFGRLVSLLPGSETADLAIHAVYPTSRYVTLKVRSFVDHLAEEFRDGFRV; encoded by the coding sequence ATGGATCGGCTTGCCAGCATGGGCGTATTCGTCGCCGCTGCGGAGGAGGGCAGCCTGATCGCTGCAGCGCGGCGCCTTGGACTGTCCGCCTCGATGGCAGGCAAGCACATTGCGGCCCTCGAGGCCGACCTTGGCGTGCGCCTCCTGCAGCGAACCACCCGCAGCTTGGCGCTGACCGAGGCCGGGCGCGCCTATTACGATCGGAGCAAGCGGATACTGGAAGCGTACGAAGATGCGCGACGCGAAGCCTCGGACGCGAGGGAGACGGTCCGCGGCGTGCTCCGTGTCGCTGCGCCGGTCACCTTCGGCGAGATGCACCTGAGCGGGGCCGTCGGACGCTATATGGCCCTGCACCCCGAGCTGTCGATCGAGGTGATGCTAGACGATCGGTATGCCGATCTGCTGGCGGAAGGCATCGATGTCGCGATCCGGATCGGTCAGCTCCGCGACTCCGATCTGGTCGCGCGTCGTCTCGCACCGTGTAAGATGGTCTTCTGCGCGTCACCAGACTGTATCGAGCGGCACGCGCTTCTACCAACCATCGAGGCGGTGCGGCGTGCGCCCCGGCTGGTGTTCAGCGACGCGGTGTCCAAGGACGACTGGACCATCGCTTCCTCCGATGGGGGGCGACATCGGATCGACGGACCCGTTCGAATGCGGGCGAACAACATGAAGATGCTGCTCGCCGCCGCACGCGCCGGCCTCGGCATCACCTACGGGCCTAGCTTCGTCTTCGACGAAGATCTCGCCTTCGGCAGATTGGTATCGCTACTGCCGGGCAGCGAGACCGCAGATCTGGCGATCCATGCCGTCTACCCCACCAGTCGATATGTCACGCTGAAGGTCAGGAGCTTCGTTGATCATCTGGCAGAGGAATTCCGCGACGGGTTTCGGGTGTGA
- a CDS encoding MBL fold metallo-hydrolase: protein MSIRILGSGTSSGVPRIGPDWGACDPNEPRNRRTRSSVLVRSATTTLLVDTSPDMREQLIAAQISDVDAVLWTHDHADHCHGIDDLRQVMHGRSGTPVRGLARQFTFEQLQSKFHYIFEGLGKFYPPVVAIEAMPDSFTIGDIAVRVVDQPHGGITSAGLRFESGGKVIGHATDFHGMTDDMRQLYAGLDIWVVDALRRAPHPTHPHLSEVLGWIEELRPTRSALVHMDHSMDYATLAAELPDGVEPGYDGLELDA, encoded by the coding sequence CTGAGCATCCGCATCCTTGGCTCGGGCACGTCCTCGGGCGTGCCCCGCATCGGTCCCGACTGGGGTGCCTGCGATCCGAACGAGCCGCGCAACCGGCGGACACGTTCCTCGGTGCTGGTCCGCAGCGCAACCACGACGCTGTTGGTCGACACCAGCCCGGACATGCGCGAACAGCTGATCGCGGCGCAGATATCCGATGTCGACGCGGTCCTCTGGACCCACGACCACGCCGACCATTGCCACGGAATCGACGATCTTCGCCAGGTGATGCATGGACGAAGCGGCACGCCGGTACGCGGGCTGGCGCGGCAGTTCACCTTCGAACAATTGCAGAGCAAGTTCCACTATATTTTTGAAGGGCTAGGAAAATTCTACCCGCCGGTGGTTGCGATCGAGGCAATGCCGGACAGCTTCACGATCGGCGACATCGCGGTCCGCGTCGTCGACCAGCCGCATGGCGGGATCACCTCGGCCGGGCTGCGCTTCGAAAGCGGTGGCAAGGTCATCGGCCATGCCACGGATTTTCACGGAATGACCGACGACATGCGGCAGCTCTACGCCGGCCTGGACATCTGGGTAGTCGACGCGCTGCGCCGCGCGCCGCACCCGACGCATCCGCACCTGAGCGAAGTGCTGGGCTGGATCGAAGAACTGCGCCCGACGCGTTCAGCGCTGGTCCACATGGACCACTCGATGGACTATGCGACACTCGCCGCCGAGCTGCCCGACGGCGTCGAGCCGGGCTATGACGGGCTGGAGCTGGACGCGTGA
- a CDS encoding ISNCY family transposase yields the protein MAVLAMSDTEIHRFDTLMRLERGELRPARAMELLGLERSQLYRLLRRLRADGAAGLVSRKRGRPSNRRFSDAFREDVVAIVRERYADFGPTLAAEYLAERHGITLSHETLRQLMIGAGLWRAKAAKRARLHQTRNRRERRGELIQVDGSDHDWFEGRGPRCSLLVYIDDATSELMHLEMAESESALSYLQATRTYLERHGKPIAFYSDKHSAFRNNRATADGDGMSHLGRALDRLGVEIICANSPQAKGRVERANSTLQNRLVKAMRLAGVSSIEEANTFLPSYLLRHNAQFACPPADPRDAHRPLAPHENVGAEMVWRVERSVTGALALHYNKAMFILEPTPLTRTLARKRVHVCEFPDGRIEVRHGEVVLPYRVYDKMQRVNQAEIVENKRLGAALAMAQALQSANPHHRQRNNNAPARSSQSVGVFATPRVALDDGRLGNEPPKRRGRPPLPRVKRQLDTAAGEKQTVR from the coding sequence ATGGCGGTGCTGGCGATGAGCGATACCGAGATCCACCGGTTCGACACCTTGATGCGGCTCGAGCGCGGCGAGCTTCGGCCGGCACGGGCTATGGAGCTGCTTGGACTGGAGCGCAGTCAACTATATCGGCTGCTCCGCCGGCTACGCGCGGACGGCGCTGCTGGCCTGGTATCGCGGAAGCGAGGCCGCCCCAGCAATCGGCGGTTCAGCGATGCCTTCCGCGAGGATGTCGTTGCCATCGTTCGCGAGCGATATGCCGATTTCGGCCCGACGCTCGCGGCCGAGTATCTCGCCGAGCGCCACGGCATCACGCTGTCGCACGAGACGCTGCGCCAGCTGATGATCGGCGCCGGCCTCTGGAGAGCCAAGGCTGCCAAGCGCGCCAGGCTCCACCAGACCCGCAACCGTCGCGAGCGCCGCGGCGAACTCATCCAGGTCGACGGCTCGGACCATGACTGGTTCGAGGGCCGCGGCCCACGCTGCAGCCTCCTGGTCTATATCGACGATGCCACCAGCGAACTGATGCACCTCGAGATGGCGGAGAGCGAGAGTGCCCTCTCCTACCTGCAGGCGACACGCACCTACCTCGAGCGGCACGGCAAGCCGATCGCTTTCTATTCGGACAAGCACAGCGCCTTTCGGAACAATCGCGCGACCGCCGACGGCGACGGCATGTCGCACCTTGGCCGCGCGCTCGACAGGCTCGGCGTCGAGATCATCTGCGCCAACTCGCCCCAAGCAAAGGGGCGAGTCGAGCGGGCCAACAGCACTCTCCAGAACCGCCTCGTCAAAGCGATGCGGCTCGCAGGCGTCTCCTCCATCGAAGAGGCCAACACCTTCCTCCCCTCTTACCTCTTGCGCCACAATGCTCAGTTCGCCTGCCCACCTGCGGATCCTCGTGACGCCCATCGGCCGCTTGCCCCGCACGAGAATGTGGGGGCCGAGATGGTCTGGCGCGTTGAGCGCTCCGTCACCGGCGCTCTGGCGCTCCACTACAACAAGGCGATGTTCATCCTGGAGCCGACGCCGCTGACGCGGACGCTCGCCCGCAAGCGCGTCCACGTTTGCGAATTCCCCGATGGGCGCATCGAGGTGCGGCACGGCGAGGTCGTCCTGCCCTACCGGGTCTACGACAAGATGCAGCGGGTCAACCAGGCCGAGATCGTCGAGAACAAGCGGCTTGGCGCGGCCCTTGCCATGGCGCAGGCCTTGCAGAGCGCCAACCCGCACCACCGGCAGCGGAACAACAATGCGCCAGCTCGCAGCTCACAGTCGGTGGGCGTTTTCGCTACGCCGCGCGTGGCTCTGGATGACGGTCGATTGGGGAACGAGCCCCCAAAGCGACGGGGAAGACCGCCCCTCCCCCGCGTTAAGCGTCAGCTGGACACCGCCGCCGGGGAAAAGCAGACTGTCCGCTGA
- a CDS encoding DUF4402 domain-containing protein has protein sequence MVLRKACAALALLLPHFAMAQVAETAMGSLTIVQPLTITKDADLRFGSIVKPPSSGSVAISTAGARSVTDGVQALSAGDTPQAARFTVTGAGGRALSIQIPPSIVLSSGSHALLVTTTSTLTGPLATQVLSGTSDTSGTLEVRVGGSVALASTTEPGTYTGVLTVSAAYN, from the coding sequence ATGGTCCTACGCAAAGCATGCGCGGCGCTCGCGCTACTCCTACCGCATTTCGCGATGGCGCAGGTCGCCGAGACGGCAATGGGATCGCTGACGATCGTGCAGCCGCTCACCATCACCAAGGATGCGGACCTTCGCTTCGGCAGCATCGTGAAGCCACCGAGCAGCGGGTCCGTCGCGATCTCCACGGCCGGCGCGCGGAGCGTTACCGACGGTGTACAGGCACTGAGTGCCGGCGACACGCCGCAAGCGGCGAGGTTTACCGTCACGGGCGCGGGCGGCCGTGCGCTGTCGATCCAGATCCCCCCTTCGATCGTCCTCAGCAGCGGGAGCCATGCGCTGCTCGTCACCACGACGAGCACTCTTACCGGTCCACTGGCAACCCAGGTGCTCAGCGGCACGTCCGACACGTCCGGGACGCTGGAAGTCCGTGTGGGCGGCAGCGTTGCCCTCGCCAGCACCACCGAGCCCGGAACCTATACGGGCGTGCTGACGGTATCGGCGGCATATAACTGA
- a CDS encoding alpha/beta fold hydrolase, whose amino-acid sequence MKVASNGIHINVEVQGDGEPALVFLHYWGGSARTWRHVAAKLAPAYRIVATDHRGWGDSDAPQSRYALADLAADALGVIDALGLKRYVLIGHSMGGKVAQWIAAQRPDALIGLVLVAPAPPTPIVLPDLAREMMASAYDSRSSVEATIDQVLAGSPLSPVDRAQVIADSLRGAPQAKKAWPGATSLEDITALVHRIDVPTLVISGALDRIDTPATLEAELLPRIPHATLHILPNAGHLSPLEAPAALATLIAGFVDHLR is encoded by the coding sequence ATGAAGGTCGCATCCAACGGCATCCACATCAACGTCGAGGTCCAGGGCGACGGCGAGCCGGCGCTGGTCTTTCTTCATTATTGGGGCGGCTCGGCTCGGACGTGGCGCCACGTCGCGGCAAAGCTCGCCCCCGCCTACCGCATCGTGGCGACAGACCATCGCGGATGGGGAGACTCCGATGCACCGCAAAGCCGATATGCGCTGGCAGATCTCGCCGCGGACGCGCTGGGCGTGATCGACGCCCTTGGCCTCAAGCGCTATGTCCTCATCGGACACTCGATGGGCGGCAAGGTGGCCCAGTGGATCGCGGCGCAGCGCCCGGACGCGCTGATCGGCCTCGTCCTCGTCGCACCCGCGCCGCCGACGCCGATCGTCTTGCCCGATCTCGCCCGAGAGATGATGGCGAGCGCCTATGATTCCCGCAGCAGCGTGGAGGCAACGATCGATCAGGTCCTCGCCGGAAGCCCGCTTTCTCCGGTAGATCGCGCCCAGGTGATTGCCGACAGCCTGCGCGGTGCGCCGCAGGCGAAGAAGGCTTGGCCTGGCGCGACGAGCCTGGAAGACATCACGGCGTTGGTACACCGGATCGACGTGCCGACCCTAGTTATCAGCGGTGCGCTTGATCGCATCGACACACCCGCGACGCTGGAGGCCGAATTGCTGCCGCGTATCCCACATGCGACGCTTCATATCCTGCCGAATGCGGGGCATCTGTCCCCGCTGGAAGCACCCGCGGCTCTCGCGACGCTGATTGCGGGCTTCGTCGATCACTTGCGTTGA
- a CDS encoding sigma-70 family RNA polymerase sigma factor translates to MARAERLPRMMVSMSVSEQMIAEVQPLIPALRRYARAILRHREDADDLVQDVLERALARWSSRRRAASLRAWLFTILHNLALDRLRRRSRRGIDATIDSVPEQWLAQPAAQERAIEQQDVLTQLASLPEDQRAVLLLVSVEDLSYAEAAAVLDVPLGTVMSRLSRARERLRRQMDQGAPVNAALRVVR, encoded by the coding sequence ATGGCGCGGGCCGAGCGTCTCCCCCGTATGATGGTTTCCATGTCGGTCAGCGAGCAGATGATCGCCGAAGTCCAGCCGCTGATCCCGGCGCTGCGGCGCTATGCGCGGGCGATACTGCGGCACCGCGAGGATGCGGACGATCTGGTGCAGGATGTGCTGGAGCGGGCGCTCGCCCGTTGGTCCAGCCGTCGGCGGGCCGCGAGCCTGCGCGCGTGGCTGTTTACCATCCTGCACAATCTTGCGCTCGATCGGCTGCGCCGCCGATCGAGGCGCGGCATCGACGCAACGATCGATTCCGTCCCCGAACAATGGCTGGCGCAGCCGGCTGCGCAGGAGCGGGCGATCGAGCAGCAGGATGTGCTCACCCAGCTTGCATCGCTCCCTGAGGACCAGCGTGCGGTGCTGCTGCTCGTGAGCGTGGAGGATTTGAGCTATGCCGAAGCGGCAGCGGTGCTCGATGTGCCGCTGGGGACCGTGATGTCGCGCCTTTCCCGAGCCCGCGAGCGGCTGCGCCGACAGATGGATCAGGGTGCGCCCGTCAACGCTGCACTGAGAGTGGTACGATGA
- a CDS encoding DUF4402 domain-containing protein: MKFTNPPSGFVEIVKMFARVMFCVSAMLLPASVMAQTSASGTGSLTVIQPLTITKNADLQFGSVVRPVSAAGAVAVAVTGARTVTGDIQALASGDTPQAARFTISGEGGHALSVTIPASFTLANGSQSLVVNTSNNLTGALSAQTLSGTAGGAGTLDVRVGGTVALATTTPAGLYTGAFTVSTAYN; encoded by the coding sequence ATGAAATTCACCAATCCTCCCAGTGGCTTTGTGGAGATAGTGAAAATGTTTGCACGCGTGATGTTCTGTGTTTCGGCAATGTTGCTGCCGGCTTCAGTAATGGCGCAGACTTCTGCTTCGGGCACGGGCTCGCTAACGGTCATTCAGCCGCTGACAATCACCAAGAACGCAGACTTGCAGTTCGGCAGCGTCGTTCGCCCCGTCTCGGCCGCCGGCGCAGTTGCAGTCGCTGTGACGGGCGCCCGCACGGTCACGGGCGATATTCAGGCGCTGGCGTCGGGCGACACCCCGCAGGCCGCGCGCTTCACCATCTCGGGTGAGGGCGGCCATGCCCTTTCGGTGACGATCCCGGCGTCGTTCACCCTGGCTAACGGATCGCAGTCGCTGGTCGTGAACACCAGCAACAACCTCACCGGCGCCCTCAGCGCGCAGACGCTCAGCGGCACCGCGGGCGGCGCGGGCACGCTGGACGTGCGCGTCGGCGGCACGGTCGCACTTGCCACCACCACGCCGGCGGGGCTCTACACGGGCGCTTTCACCGTTTCGACGGCGTACAACTAA
- a CDS encoding anti-sigma factor, protein MSDEPITEADLQAHVDGRLTPERDAAVRAWLAAHPEEASRIQAYRSQAMGLRQALSGIADEPLPAGLDLRMRARGRAPRTALRPIAAAACAAGLLLAGGAGGWALRGQDVLPRAGTAALAREAVSNYAVYASDTARPVELAAAQKGALDSWFSQRLARPIRAPDLQAAGLTLIGGRLAATEHGAAALYLYQDRAGRRLAVYLRPMEVEGTDRMKPRREGSVAGWTWADDGLGFGVFGTAPDSDLHGAANMVRSQLTRL, encoded by the coding sequence ATGAGCGACGAGCCGATCACCGAAGCGGATCTTCAGGCGCATGTGGACGGCCGGCTGACGCCCGAGCGGGATGCCGCAGTGCGCGCCTGGCTTGCGGCGCACCCGGAAGAGGCGTCGCGTATCCAGGCCTATCGTTCACAGGCGATGGGGCTCCGGCAAGCGCTGAGCGGGATCGCTGACGAGCCTCTCCCGGCTGGACTGGACCTCCGCATGCGGGCGCGAGGGCGAGCGCCAAGGACGGCATTGCGGCCGATCGCCGCCGCCGCTTGTGCCGCAGGCCTGTTGTTGGCGGGCGGAGCGGGCGGCTGGGCGCTCCGCGGCCAGGATGTGCTGCCGCGGGCGGGAACCGCCGCGCTCGCGCGCGAGGCGGTCTCGAACTATGCCGTCTATGCCAGCGACACCGCCCGGCCGGTGGAGCTTGCTGCAGCGCAAAAAGGCGCGCTCGACAGCTGGTTCTCGCAACGTCTCGCCCGCCCGATCCGCGCGCCTGACCTTCAGGCTGCAGGCCTCACGCTGATTGGCGGACGGCTGGCCGCGACCGAACATGGCGCGGCGGCGCTCTATCTGTATCAGGATCGAGCGGGTCGCCGGCTGGCAGTGTATCTCCGCCCGATGGAAGTAGAGGGAACGGACCGAATGAAGCCCCGGCGGGAGGGAAGCGTCGCCGGATGGACCTGGGCAGATGACGGCCTGGGCTTCGGTGTCTTCGGAACCGCGCCTGATTCGGACCTTCATGGCGCGGCGAACATGGTTCGGTCGCAGCTTACCCGGCTCTAG
- a CDS encoding tyrosine-type recombinase/integrase: MEMPEIEPTATKRPVWNAGRTVGAKRALKPKQIWEIRFYLNQRRRLRDRALFDLAIDSKLRGCDLVQMKIRDVVSGGQIRTRAIVMQQKTGRPVQFELLPDARTSLLAWLERRGGAVDDYVFPSRIDHNGHLSTRQYARLVDEWVTGVGLMRSEYGTHSLRRTKASIIYRATGNLRAVQILLGHSKIENTVRYLGIDVEDALALAENTEI; this comes from the coding sequence ATGGAGATGCCTGAAATCGAACCCACCGCGACAAAGCGCCCAGTCTGGAATGCCGGACGGACCGTCGGCGCGAAACGCGCGCTGAAACCGAAGCAAATATGGGAGATCCGATTTTACCTCAATCAGCGCCGCCGCTTGCGAGATCGGGCGCTGTTCGACCTGGCGATCGATAGCAAACTGCGGGGCTGCGACCTGGTACAGATGAAGATCCGCGACGTTGTCAGCGGCGGGCAGATCCGAACGCGTGCGATCGTGATGCAACAGAAAACCGGTCGGCCGGTTCAGTTCGAATTGCTTCCAGACGCTCGGACCAGCCTGCTGGCGTGGCTTGAACGGCGGGGCGGCGCAGTGGACGATTATGTCTTTCCCAGCAGGATTGATCATAATGGGCATCTCAGCACCCGCCAGTATGCACGGCTTGTCGATGAATGGGTGACCGGCGTCGGTCTGATGCGAAGCGAGTATGGCACGCACTCGCTTCGCCGAACGAAGGCTTCGATCATATACAGGGCGACCGGCAACCTTCGTGCCGTCCAGATCCTTCTCGGACATAGCAAGATCGAGAATACGGTGCGCTATCTCGGGATTGACGTGGAAGACGCGCTTGCTCTCGCTGAGAACACCGAAATCTGA